Proteins encoded together in one candidate division WOR-3 bacterium window:
- the pgsW gene encoding poly-gamma-glutamate system protein, with protein sequence MRRRRGKINRWVIFVLALVALLFYFIESRTKRTVPSRWYEIKVAAARLSAQAFEVIRSYRLNELHLPIDSVNDPNLTGLVGVQFSQITYGRSDLSDALTTTNPNFSAALVEMFYKAGVKAGDTVAINWDGTYPALNIQVLAVVKTLGLTPVIVTDQSAGMWGANYPGWTWLEIERVLRQAGIWEFATVLATRGGETDDGRGFSPEGRAILDSVAKSTGVPLFVPESLSEAVAKRAAIFGRCRLLVAVGQASSNSGELLVRLPSRVITERLPKAGTGIVAEFLNRRLPVIHIASPRRVANEYRLPIAPVPLGEIGRGRLFYEARYSVPVALILALVLVGLLFLIVRYEVEYYFGVRAEDEGEAV encoded by the coding sequence ATGCGGCGCCGGCGTGGTAAGATAAATCGCTGGGTGATTTTTGTCCTGGCACTTGTCGCCCTGCTTTTTTACTTTATTGAGAGCCGAACGAAACGCACTGTGCCCAGCCGGTGGTATGAGATAAAAGTTGCTGCTGCCCGGTTGTCAGCACAGGCGTTTGAGGTGATAAGGAGCTACCGGTTGAATGAACTGCATCTGCCGATTGATTCGGTTAACGACCCGAACTTAACCGGTCTGGTCGGGGTGCAATTTTCTCAGATTACCTACGGCAGAAGCGATTTGAGTGACGCCCTGACGACTACCAACCCTAACTTCAGCGCCGCACTGGTTGAGATGTTTTACAAAGCCGGGGTTAAAGCCGGGGATACGGTGGCGATAAACTGGGATGGGACATATCCGGCGTTAAACATTCAGGTTCTGGCAGTGGTAAAGACCCTGGGGCTTACACCAGTGATTGTCACCGACCAGAGTGCCGGGATGTGGGGAGCAAACTATCCGGGCTGGACCTGGCTGGAGATTGAAAGGGTTCTGCGCCAGGCAGGAATCTGGGAGTTTGCAACCGTTCTGGCAACCCGGGGTGGCGAGACCGATGATGGCAGGGGTTTTTCGCCGGAAGGCAGGGCGATTCTTGACAGTGTGGCAAAGTCAACCGGGGTGCCGTTGTTTGTGCCGGAGTCGCTGTCCGAAGCGGTCGCAAAGCGGGCGGCAATTTTTGGGCGGTGCCGGCTTCTGGTCGCAGTGGGACAGGCAAGTTCCAATTCCGGAGAGTTACTTGTGCGGTTGCCGTCACGGGTAATTACCGAGCGCCTTCCCAAAGCCGGGACCGGGATTGTTGCCGAGTTTTTAAATCGGAGATTGCCGGTGATTCACATCGCCAGTCCCAGGCGGGTGGCAAATGAGTACCGGTTGCCAATTGCGCCGGTGCCGCTGGGCGAAATTGGCAGGGGCAGACTGTTCTACGAGGCGCGTTATTCGGTACCGGTGGCGCTTATCCTTGCGCTGGTTCTGGTTGGTCTTTTGTTTCTGATTGTTCGGTACGAGGTGGAGTACTATTTTGGGGTGCGTGCTGAAGACGAGGGTGAGGCGGTATGA
- a CDS encoding C25 family cysteine peptidase: protein MMTGLGILFLVFNASSLMDSPVAVSVHERTLNITVTPEESISANAILVPAPGAILPAVSSAQNCQWFFGRVMNAGGIEVVPLIVVPEGDKKAELKLDLTTALDRGLVNNPMVQLLFPWLSGWEVSNEQGYLIIVPDDFYEKVLPLARWKELKGFKVWIKKTSETGTQRDEIRNFIRNAYLNWTPKPTYVLLVGAINKIPAFPTPGATSCVTDHTYSLVDGDDHLADLFVGRLPAANGSELDCIVAKIVNYESNPYMADTSWFHQALMVGTSYQEGGTPAVTALVTKRRIREYLFNRGFNKVDTVFYPPTLSGRGPVDSAVNSGVSFINGRGWGQTRMWNYPQFEINDVYNLNNGWKLPVITSLYCGTGNYGANPCFGEAWLRAGTPTSPKGGVAFWGTSYTGTSTRWNNCMDYGIYRAIFDRKVTTLGPAMYCGKIEQLINFPLPEDSSDLILYFYTYNLLGDPSMEMWTTVPREITVSYPTVYPTGNISFPVYVQDSYGNPVTDALVCLYKSGEVHSVLRTNSSGWARFNITTTTSDTLFVTVTGENLKPHLGFSRGEQRGVLVGVANCAPETVQPAELATVSVTLKNFGVAQPAQNVQATLFSLDSFSTVADSMRSYGSINPGEERTAAPFVVQIAPSCTSKQRVNFGLRITSGDSVWTTGFSLDVVGPTVAVTGLTVYDVNGFLDPGETRELSIRVLNRGDREAQNATGILRSSNNRAITVVDSTGYYGTVGVGATGENSADRFVVSAAPDIGVGRKFLLWLVFRGSDGFEQKVGFPITVGQPGPSAPTGPDYHGYYGYDDTDIGYQERPVYDWVEIDPGQGGSGTRVELGNDQAVPVDLPFTFKFYGTEYRIISIADNGYIAMGSTNFSDQYNWHIPSAQGPDGLIAVFWDDFRTDTLGAPGVFYYYDEPNHRFIVEWSRVYHIHGFRRPYVGEQQTFQAILFDPAYHPTKTGDGAVVFQYLFVQNDDSLWENSHNYATVGIQSPSHNDGLEWTFAGSYPVTAAEVVPGRAIKFTTNPPDTFTFISENKGRHFPVCFEAKPNVARTSVAFFVRGIEEAALQIFDVTGRQVREFEVPNAQPQSFFCWDLKDNKGKNVSGGVYLVRLTGTSRAGKILLNRVVVVVR, encoded by the coding sequence ATGATGACCGGGTTGGGGATTTTGTTTCTTGTCTTTAACGCGTCCAGTTTAATGGACAGTCCGGTTGCGGTTTCGGTGCACGAGCGGACATTGAATATCACTGTAACACCTGAGGAGTCGATTAGCGCTAATGCGATTCTTGTGCCCGCACCGGGCGCAATTTTGCCGGCAGTTTCTTCAGCGCAAAATTGTCAGTGGTTCTTTGGCAGGGTGATGAACGCCGGCGGAATTGAGGTTGTGCCGCTGATTGTTGTGCCGGAAGGGGATAAAAAAGCGGAGTTGAAACTGGATTTGACAACAGCGCTTGACAGGGGTTTGGTAAATAACCCGATGGTGCAGTTGTTATTTCCCTGGTTGAGCGGTTGGGAAGTGAGTAATGAACAGGGTTATCTGATTATTGTGCCGGACGACTTCTATGAGAAAGTTCTGCCTTTAGCCCGCTGGAAGGAACTTAAAGGTTTTAAGGTGTGGATAAAGAAGACATCAGAGACTGGAACGCAGCGCGATGAGATAAGGAATTTCATTCGCAATGCCTATCTGAACTGGACACCGAAACCGACTTATGTGCTCCTGGTCGGCGCAATAAACAAAATTCCCGCTTTCCCGACTCCGGGTGCGACTTCGTGCGTAACCGACCACACATACTCACTGGTAGACGGTGATGACCATCTTGCGGACCTGTTTGTCGGCAGGCTGCCTGCCGCCAATGGGTCAGAACTGGACTGCATTGTGGCGAAGATTGTCAATTACGAATCAAACCCTTATATGGCAGATACCAGTTGGTTTCATCAAGCGTTGATGGTCGGCACAAGTTATCAGGAAGGCGGCACACCCGCGGTTACAGCACTGGTCACAAAGCGACGCATCCGCGAGTATCTTTTTAATCGTGGTTTTAATAAAGTTGATACGGTATTCTATCCGCCCACGCTTTCTGGTCGGGGACCGGTTGACAGCGCGGTCAACTCCGGAGTTTCTTTTATCAATGGCAGAGGCTGGGGGCAGACAAGGATGTGGAACTACCCGCAGTTTGAGATCAACGATGTTTACAACCTGAACAATGGATGGAAGTTGCCGGTAATTACCAGTCTGTACTGCGGCACCGGAAATTACGGTGCGAACCCATGTTTTGGTGAGGCGTGGCTGAGGGCGGGAACACCAACCAGTCCCAAGGGAGGAGTTGCTTTCTGGGGGACATCTTATACCGGTACCTCAACCCGCTGGAACAACTGTATGGACTACGGAATTTATCGGGCGATATTTGACCGTAAAGTCACCACCCTGGGACCGGCGATGTACTGCGGAAAGATTGAGCAGTTGATAAACTTCCCTCTGCCCGAAGACTCTTCGGACCTGATTCTATATTTTTACACTTACAACCTTCTGGGTGACCCATCAATGGAGATGTGGACCACGGTGCCCAGAGAGATTACCGTTTCCTACCCAACGGTCTATCCCACCGGCAACATCTCATTTCCGGTTTATGTGCAGGACAGTTATGGCAATCCGGTAACAGACGCTCTGGTGTGTCTTTACAAATCGGGTGAGGTGCATTCGGTGCTGCGTACCAACAGTTCGGGCTGGGCACGGTTTAATATTACCACAACCACGTCGGATACGCTCTTTGTGACCGTTACCGGGGAAAATCTTAAACCCCATCTGGGTTTCAGTCGCGGTGAACAGAGGGGAGTTCTGGTGGGCGTTGCTAATTGCGCGCCGGAGACTGTCCAACCTGCCGAGTTAGCCACTGTTTCGGTAACCTTGAAAAATTTTGGTGTTGCGCAGCCGGCGCAGAATGTCCAGGCAACCCTTTTTTCCCTTGACTCTTTTTCCACGGTTGCGGATTCAATGCGCTCATACGGTTCAATCAATCCTGGGGAAGAAAGAACCGCTGCGCCGTTTGTGGTTCAGATTGCACCATCATGTACCAGTAAGCAACGAGTAAATTTTGGGTTGAGGATAACAAGTGGTGACAGTGTCTGGACAACGGGTTTCTCATTGGATGTTGTCGGTCCGACGGTGGCGGTAACCGGTTTAACGGTCTACGATGTTAATGGATTTCTTGACCCGGGCGAGACAAGAGAGTTGTCAATACGGGTGCTGAATCGCGGTGATAGGGAAGCGCAAAATGCGACGGGAATTCTACGTTCTTCTAACAACCGGGCGATAACGGTTGTTGACTCCACAGGGTATTACGGCACGGTTGGTGTTGGTGCGACCGGAGAAAACAGCGCCGACCGGTTTGTAGTAAGTGCGGCACCAGACATCGGTGTTGGGCGAAAGTTTCTCTTATGGCTGGTTTTCAGGGGTTCGGATGGTTTTGAGCAGAAAGTAGGATTTCCGATTACGGTTGGTCAGCCGGGTCCGAGCGCGCCAACAGGTCCAGACTATCACGGATATTACGGCTACGACGATACCGATATCGGTTATCAGGAGCGACCGGTTTACGACTGGGTGGAAATTGACCCGGGGCAGGGTGGTTCTGGCACCCGTGTTGAACTGGGCAATGACCAGGCGGTGCCGGTTGATTTACCTTTTACCTTCAAGTTCTATGGAACTGAGTATCGGATTATCTCAATTGCTGACAACGGTTACATCGCGATGGGCAGCACAAATTTCAGCGACCAGTACAATTGGCACATCCCTTCGGCTCAAGGACCGGACGGCTTGATAGCGGTGTTCTGGGACGATTTTCGGACTGACACATTGGGAGCACCCGGGGTTTTCTACTATTACGACGAGCCGAATCATCGTTTTATTGTTGAGTGGAGCCGGGTGTATCATATTCACGGTTTTCGAAGGCCCTATGTCGGTGAGCAGCAAACATTCCAGGCGATTCTTTTTGACCCGGCTTATCATCCAACGAAGACCGGCGATGGTGCAGTGGTTTTTCAGTATCTCTTTGTTCAGAACGACGACAGTCTGTGGGAGAATAGTCACAACTATGCTACGGTTGGTATTCAGAGCCCGAGCCACAACGATGGCTTGGAATGGACATTTGCCGGAAGTTATCCCGTAACCGCGGCTGAAGTTGTGCCGGGGCGGGCGATTAAGTTCACAACCAATCCGCCCGATACATTCACCTTTATCAGTGAAAACAAGGGCAGACATTTCCCCGTCTGTTTTGAAGCGAAACCAAATGTTGCCCGGACGAGTGTTGCGTTTTTTGTCCGTGGTATAGAGGAAGCCGCGTTGCAGATTTTTGATGTTACAGGAAGGCAGGTGCGAGAGTTTGAAGTGCCCAACGCTCAACCGCAAAGTTTTTTCTGCTGGGATTTAAAAGACAACAAAGGTAAGAATGTTTCCGGTGGCGTTTATCTGGTGCGGTTGACGGGAACAAGCCGCGCTGGTAAAATTTTATTGAACAGGGTGGTTGTCGTTGTTCGTTAA
- a CDS encoding YCF48-related protein: MKRFALILSFLAIFASSWALIFHGVATPPGGEHAWVVTIETTGVFHSTDFGLSWEPVDIPTIRDFFDVFFLTPDSGWTCGRSGDIWRTTNGGDSWSRVNLGGPKHAARIRFFDPEFGWAAGGDIVQLKSTTAGAEWEQVFLRVPPFPAGDSAEFQGVWFINRDYGWLVAGHWPSGDTFLGGQGIIARTRDGGIAENWEVVRRDNNYDFYDVYFADSLRGWVVGGDDRNFRAVVLHTTDGGNTWVEQTVPAEARFLRALKFVSPTKGWACGRNGTIIYTSDGGNTWVSQFSGAESTLFDIDFADSLRGMAAGNGVVVKTIDGGANWQVCLSGLQEQSNGRLFNGQAIRCLATMGRRITFIIDEQNRNGAIEIYDMFGRQVATVKTGANRKFVVWNGSGFDGQPVKTGVYFCRLPGVSSGVKFVLIGSEGK; the protein is encoded by the coding sequence ATGAAGAGGTTTGCCTTAATCCTAAGTTTTTTAGCAATTTTCGCGTCTTCCTGGGCGCTCATCTTTCACGGTGTGGCAACGCCGCCCGGTGGCGAGCACGCCTGGGTGGTGACGATTGAAACTACCGGCGTGTTTCACTCCACCGATTTTGGTCTATCCTGGGAACCGGTCGACATTCCGACAATACGGGACTTTTTCGATGTTTTCTTTTTAACACCGGATTCGGGCTGGACCTGTGGCAGGTCTGGTGACATCTGGCGAACAACCAATGGCGGCGATAGCTGGTCAAGGGTAAATCTTGGCGGTCCAAAGCATGCGGCACGCATCAGGTTTTTTGACCCCGAGTTCGGCTGGGCAGCAGGCGGTGACATTGTTCAGTTAAAAAGTACCACCGCCGGTGCCGAGTGGGAACAGGTTTTTTTGCGCGTGCCACCGTTTCCTGCCGGCGACTCCGCTGAGTTCCAGGGGGTCTGGTTTATTAACCGTGATTATGGCTGGCTGGTTGCCGGACACTGGCCCAGTGGAGATACATTTTTAGGTGGTCAGGGAATTATTGCTCGAACAAGGGATGGAGGTATTGCGGAAAACTGGGAGGTGGTGCGGCGCGATAACAACTACGACTTTTACGATGTTTATTTTGCAGACAGTTTGCGAGGCTGGGTTGTAGGCGGTGATGACCGCAATTTCCGGGCAGTGGTTTTACATACGACCGATGGCGGAAACACCTGGGTTGAGCAGACAGTTCCGGCTGAGGCTCGGTTTCTGCGGGCGTTGAAGTTTGTCAGTCCAACAAAGGGTTGGGCTTGTGGCAGGAACGGTACAATAATCTACACTTCAGACGGCGGAAACACCTGGGTTAGCCAGTTTTCAGGTGCTGAGAGCACACTTTTTGACATCGACTTTGCCGATTCACTGCGCGGGATGGCGGCGGGTAACGGTGTTGTGGTTAAAACGATTGATGGTGGTGCAAACTGGCAGGTCTGTCTTAGTGGATTGCAGGAACAGAGTAATGGGCGGTTGTTTAACGGGCAGGCTATTCGGTGTCTCGCGACAATGGGGCGCAGGATAACTTTCATAATCGATGAGCAAAATCGTAATGGCGCGATTGAGATTTATGACATGTTCGGACGCCAGGTGGCAACGGTTAAGACCGGTGCCAACAGAAAGTTTGTTGTCTGGAATGGCAGTGGTTTTGATGGTCAGCCGGTTAAAACCGGTGTGTATTTCTGCCGATTGCCGGGTGTTTCGTCGGGTGTCAAATTTGTTCTAATCGGAAGCGAAGGTAAATGA
- a CDS encoding C25 family cysteine peptidase, whose amino-acid sequence MKNRLVSFFLILGLGFAEQGARYLIISHPAYIPIVQPLAEWKTKKGVKAKVVSVSEIGSTPAQIQAYIRNAYNNWPIKPEFVLLVGSPSQIPSYGNSTDCYYGDMGGDYKMEISVGRFFAMNARECSTMVAKVITYEKPDLQAIDTLYFLKGTTVVNEDQPPDPYYQPDSRLVRSYWQNAGYVLTESLLNIAGHNTSNVNAAGIDGRMFITYRGQGVYDWWSPFNGVDPSTWNNGAKLPIVVSGTCAMIDLSPYGGGQHGDRFVRAGTPTALGGVIAYFGTTNSGSHISDRRGACYRGFFTALFQEGEYRLGPATLRGRFWVDSIFHEQARYLEWNLLGDPELCVWTGVPRMVTVVFDSVIEMAPQEMVVTVLQNGVPVAGAVVCLSMDSTIYAVDTTDFQGEARILVNPYHIGTMDLVVTGRNILPYEGQVRVIASGMPFIVTVGSSIYDFGGNHDGRINPGERFGLTVRLKNVGDVSATGVTGLLRVSSSAVQVFDSVSSYGTIAPDSTGDGDQYELWVDSLVPDGFVIPATILVRDDVGDSWNCSINMFVRAGLIRVNTAFFLDSLPGGNGNGRVGRMEAGRVQVALINQGGGALDRVQGIITCLDTNVAVVDSSGYYGRIDSGAINLGSRDRFAISAGPGLMRNQPVRFFVRVQGDGGTYHYSDTFSFELSGEEGVPSEPTGPDGYGYWCYDDTDTASGQAPIYQWLELAPPGPGLVIPGVSDSDAVTITLAMPFTFQYYGTRDNFVSICSNGFLTLGYTTYRFGSNRPIPDTAGPPLMIAPFWDDLNPDETRNGYGTAYQYFDTANHRWIVEFKDFAHYNQPNIRESFQVIFYDPVYFPTPTGDGEIVFQYQRVSLGSSCTVGIEDGTETRGIQYLYNNSYAPTAAYLQANRAIKFTTNPPRNIVSPWLVLSGVQVSDTLEGNGNGLWEAGERLEVAVFLQNRGSYDAVNSVIALNSGDGDAVIYDSISVLGLIPPGTTVNNITNPFRLEIVPQPADSILEFSLRVQAEGYITLTYFSLGISGLTGVEEKPTGLNKFGMEKIRPNPLRGSTVVYYALAQAAQVDLALFDALGRRVKTIERGVKPAGGHQVRLSCDGLSNGVYFCRLRAKDDKGERKFIQKVQFVR is encoded by the coding sequence ATGAAAAACCGGTTGGTAAGTTTCTTTTTAATTCTGGGGTTAGGTTTTGCCGAACAAGGTGCAAGGTATCTTATAATCTCCCATCCTGCCTATATCCCGATAGTTCAACCGCTCGCCGAATGGAAGACAAAGAAAGGGGTGAAGGCAAAGGTCGTTTCTGTATCTGAAATTGGTTCAACCCCTGCGCAAATCCAGGCTTATATTCGGAATGCTTATAACAACTGGCCCATAAAACCGGAGTTTGTGCTTTTAGTTGGTTCACCCAGTCAGATTCCAAGTTACGGTAATTCTACCGACTGTTATTACGGCGATATGGGCGGAGATTATAAAATGGAGATTTCGGTCGGCAGGTTTTTTGCGATGAACGCCCGGGAGTGCAGTACAATGGTTGCCAAGGTCATTACCTATGAGAAACCGGACCTGCAAGCCATTGACACTCTTTACTTTCTTAAAGGGACAACGGTGGTAAACGAGGATCAACCACCCGACCCTTATTATCAGCCGGATTCCAGACTGGTGCGAAGTTACTGGCAGAATGCGGGCTATGTTTTAACCGAAAGTCTGTTGAACATTGCCGGGCACAACACCAGTAATGTAAACGCTGCCGGCATTGATGGCAGAATGTTTATCACTTACCGGGGACAGGGGGTTTATGACTGGTGGTCGCCTTTTAATGGTGTGGACCCTTCAACCTGGAATAACGGGGCAAAGTTACCAATTGTGGTTTCGGGCACCTGTGCAATGATTGACCTTTCTCCTTATGGCGGAGGACAACACGGCGACCGATTTGTTCGGGCAGGCACACCGACAGCGCTCGGTGGTGTAATTGCCTATTTTGGAACAACAAATAGCGGGTCACACATTTCGGACCGGCGCGGTGCCTGTTATCGGGGTTTTTTTACCGCCCTGTTTCAGGAAGGTGAGTACCGTCTTGGTCCGGCAACGCTGCGGGGCAGGTTCTGGGTTGATTCAATTTTCCACGAGCAGGCGCGTTATCTGGAGTGGAATCTCCTTGGTGACCCGGAGTTGTGCGTCTGGACCGGTGTTCCAAGAATGGTTACAGTGGTGTTTGATTCGGTAATTGAGATGGCACCGCAGGAGATGGTTGTGACCGTTTTACAAAACGGGGTTCCGGTTGCCGGTGCGGTGGTGTGTCTCTCGATGGATAGCACAATCTATGCGGTCGATACAACCGATTTTCAAGGAGAGGCTCGCATCTTGGTGAATCCGTACCACATCGGGACGATGGATTTGGTTGTTACCGGGAGAAATATCCTGCCTTACGAGGGACAGGTACGGGTTATTGCCAGCGGCATGCCGTTTATCGTTACCGTGGGCAGTTCGATTTACGATTTTGGGGGAAATCATGATGGCAGGATTAATCCCGGGGAGCGGTTTGGGTTGACAGTCAGATTGAAAAATGTTGGTGATGTTAGCGCTACCGGTGTCACCGGTCTGTTAAGGGTGTCGTCATCCGCGGTGCAGGTATTTGATAGCGTATCAAGCTACGGGACAATAGCACCAGACTCAACGGGAGATGGTGATCAGTATGAATTGTGGGTTGACAGTTTGGTGCCCGATGGGTTTGTTATCCCGGCAACGATTCTGGTGCGGGATGATGTTGGAGACTCCTGGAACTGTTCAATTAATATGTTTGTGCGGGCGGGTTTAATCAGAGTTAACACCGCGTTCTTTCTTGATTCGCTCCCCGGAGGAAACGGAAATGGCAGAGTGGGACGAATGGAAGCAGGTCGGGTTCAGGTGGCACTGATAAATCAAGGTGGTGGAGCGCTTGACAGAGTGCAGGGGATTATTACCTGCCTAGATACGAATGTGGCGGTTGTAGATTCTTCCGGTTATTATGGCAGGATTGACTCGGGTGCGATAAACCTTGGTTCGCGGGACCGGTTTGCGATTTCTGCGGGACCGGGGCTTATGCGAAACCAACCGGTACGTTTTTTTGTGAGGGTTCAGGGAGATGGTGGTACATACCATTATTCCGATACATTTAGTTTTGAACTATCAGGCGAAGAGGGGGTCCCAAGCGAACCAACCGGTCCTGATGGTTATGGGTACTGGTGTTATGACGACACCGATACCGCTTCAGGGCAGGCACCGATTTACCAGTGGCTGGAACTGGCACCGCCCGGACCAGGGCTGGTGATTCCCGGCGTTTCCGATTCGGATGCGGTGACAATAACATTAGCCATGCCGTTTACATTTCAGTATTATGGCACAAGAGACAATTTTGTTTCAATTTGTTCCAACGGCTTTCTGACACTGGGATATACCACTTATCGTTTTGGCTCCAATCGGCCGATTCCAGATACCGCTGGACCGCCTTTAATGATTGCGCCTTTCTGGGACGATTTGAATCCCGATGAAACCCGCAATGGATACGGAACCGCATACCAGTATTTTGACACCGCAAATCACCGCTGGATTGTTGAGTTTAAAGATTTTGCACATTACAATCAGCCTAACATTCGAGAGAGTTTTCAGGTAATCTTTTATGACCCGGTTTACTTTCCGACGCCAACCGGAGATGGTGAGATAGTATTTCAATATCAACGTGTTTCGCTTGGGTCAAGTTGTACTGTTGGTATTGAAGACGGAACAGAAACGCGCGGCATCCAGTATCTTTATAACAACAGTTATGCTCCTACCGCTGCCTATCTTCAGGCGAACCGGGCGATAAAATTCACTACCAACCCGCCCCGAAACATCGTAAGTCCCTGGCTGGTGCTTTCTGGTGTTCAGGTGAGCGATACCCTTGAGGGCAATGGCAATGGACTATGGGAAGCGGGCGAACGGTTGGAGGTTGCCGTTTTTCTGCAAAATCGGGGTAGTTATGACGCAGTCAACAGCGTGATTGCTCTGAATTCAGGGGATGGCGATGCGGTTATTTACGATTCAATCTCGGTTCTGGGGTTGATTCCTCCGGGCACGACCGTTAACAACATTACCAATCCGTTTCGTTTGGAGATTGTGCCTCAGCCGGCAGATTCTATTCTTGAGTTTAGCCTGAGAGTTCAGGCAGAAGGGTACATCACTTTAACCTACTTTTCACTCGGGATTTCGGGTTTAACCGGCGTAGAGGAAAAACCGACCGGGTTAAATAAATTCGGAATGGAAAAAATAAGGCCCAATCCACTCAGGGGTTCTACGGTAGTTTATTATGCTCTTGCTCAAGCCGCACAGGTGGATTTGGCTTTGTTTGATGCTCTGGGTCGAAGGGTCAAGACAATTGAACGCGGTGTCAAGCCCGCTGGTGGGCATCAGGTTCGTCTTTCTTGCGATGGACTTTCCAATGGGGTCTACTTCTGCCGACTTCGGGCAAAAGATGATAAGGGAGAGAGGAAGTTTATTCAGAAGGTGCAGTTTGTTCGTTGA
- the mazG gene encoding nucleoside triphosphate pyrophosphohydrolase: MFNELLKVIKTLRKKCPWDRKQSLSSTRPLLINEVFELDEALRRKDKAAIQEELGDYLFMGLFLAHLLEEKEGVKLDDVLAGVVEKLKVRHPHIYGTVKVKGADDVLRNWEEIKASKGRRSILSGIPIGLPALQQAQLIQERCRRVGFDWEESGEVLLKVEEEIGELKRELNRRRVYKKRIKEELGDLLFALVNLCRHLGVDAEGALKDANRKFRERFEVVEQGVKEQKRDLNSVSLEEMEILWQRAKRRRPKRKVQHPGI, encoded by the coding sequence ATGTTCAATGAACTACTAAAGGTGATAAAGACCTTACGAAAGAAGTGTCCGTGGGACAGAAAGCAGAGTTTAAGTTCAACCCGCCCTCTTTTAATAAATGAAGTGTTTGAGCTCGATGAAGCGCTCCGCCGGAAGGATAAAGCAGCGATACAGGAAGAGCTGGGCGACTATCTATTTATGGGTTTGTTTCTGGCGCATCTATTAGAAGAAAAAGAGGGTGTAAAACTTGATGATGTTCTTGCCGGCGTGGTAGAAAAGTTAAAGGTAAGGCATCCGCACATTTACGGAACTGTTAAGGTGAAAGGTGCGGATGATGTCCTGCGGAACTGGGAAGAAATTAAAGCAAGCAAAGGACGGCGTTCTATCCTTTCCGGGATTCCGATAGGGCTACCGGCGTTACAGCAGGCGCAATTGATTCAGGAGCGATGCCGTCGGGTAGGGTTCGACTGGGAGGAGTCGGGTGAAGTTCTATTGAAGGTTGAAGAGGAGATTGGGGAATTAAAGAGGGAGTTAAACCGGCGCCGGGTTTACAAAAAGCGAATTAAGGAAGAGCTGGGCGATTTGCTTTTTGCCCTGGTAAATCTCTGTCGTCACCTCGGGGTTGATGCCGAGGGCGCTTTAAAGGACGCAAACCGAAAGTTTCGGGAGCGGTTTGAGGTCGTAGAGCAGGGGGTCAAGGAACAAAAAAGAGATTTAAATTCAGTGTCGCTTGAGGAAATGGAGATTCTGTGGCAGCGGGCGAAAAGACGAAGACCGAAGAGAAAAGTGCAACACCCAGGAATTTAA
- a CDS encoding GyrI-like domain-containing protein: MIDRLKAIALFFSVFVLLNCGPKSGKPESSKPVQDFVAQIETLDSMTVASLNRTGPYSNIEPALIELIDLLKSNNVSPAGAPFVFYYDNPQTVAPESCNWAVCIPVPAATTSGQMGAIVVNKLPVMDIAWTIHTGGYENVQSTYNRLLEWIDEEGYEVVGPAIEFFLSEKGTPAESMKTKIGFVVEPQPEHGIEEVEEEDSILEGNGG; encoded by the coding sequence ATGATAGATAGGTTGAAAGCGATTGCGTTGTTTTTCAGTGTTTTTGTTTTATTGAACTGTGGACCAAAGTCCGGAAAGCCCGAAAGTTCTAAACCCGTCCAGGATTTTGTGGCTCAGATAGAGACACTCGATTCAATGACGGTAGCGAGTTTAAACCGTACCGGACCTTACTCGAACATCGAGCCGGCACTAATTGAATTGATTGACTTGTTGAAGTCAAATAATGTCAGTCCGGCGGGTGCGCCATTTGTTTTTTACTATGACAATCCGCAAACTGTTGCACCGGAAAGTTGTAACTGGGCGGTTTGCATCCCGGTACCGGCAGCGACAACATCCGGTCAGATGGGTGCAATCGTTGTGAATAAATTGCCAGTGATGGATATTGCCTGGACAATACATACCGGCGGTTATGAGAACGTACAGTCAACTTATAATCGGTTGCTCGAATGGATTGATGAAGAGGGGTATGAAGTTGTCGGACCAGCAATTGAGTTTTTCCTTTCAGAGAAGGGAACTCCGGCTGAGTCGATGAAGACCAAAATTGGTTTTGTTGTTGAACCCCAGCCTGAACACGGGATTGAAGAGGTAGAGGAGGAAGATAGTATCCTGGAAGGGAACGGTGGTTGA